A stretch of the Rodentibacter haemolyticus genome encodes the following:
- a CDS encoding 3-phenylpropionate MFS transporter, translating into MQIHPFYWLALSFLGYYCAYGVFLPFFPVWLKSQQYGEEMIGLVIGSAYLFRFIGGMFFSALIKKADHIINSLRLLALASTVIMAAMSFITENFWLLFSAIGLFAMVNSAGMPIGDSLASTWQRQIGLDYGKVRLIGSIAFILGVVVFGGMIDWLGEQNIVWILTALLLFYTLIQFLNPTIPPKDETPQNDTQNRIGFLALLKNSTTLRVMIAVGLIQGSHAAYYVYSTIYWTSLGIPVSQTSLLWAVGVVAEILLFFFSRRLFQNRAVSTIFYLSALVCLLRWLGLTYANHFWEILPQQLAHGITYAACHYAIVRYITTQPQNHIAKLQGLYNGLSNGVLIALFTALSGVIYPISPSMTFLSMSAVAAMAFLVIPRKLDAFLVKRNE; encoded by the coding sequence ATGCAAATTCATCCTTTTTATTGGTTAGCCTTGAGTTTTCTCGGTTATTACTGCGCTTACGGCGTATTTTTGCCGTTCTTTCCCGTGTGGTTAAAATCTCAACAATACGGTGAAGAAATGATTGGTCTTGTGATTGGCAGCGCTTATCTTTTCCGTTTTATCGGCGGAATGTTTTTTTCGGCATTGATTAAAAAAGCGGATCATATTATTAATTCTTTGCGTTTACTCGCTTTGGCTTCAACCGTCATTATGGCGGCAATGAGCTTTATCACGGAGAATTTCTGGCTTCTTTTTTCCGCTATCGGATTATTTGCTATGGTAAACTCCGCCGGAATGCCTATCGGTGATTCTTTGGCTTCCACTTGGCAACGTCAAATCGGATTGGATTACGGCAAAGTGCGGTTGATCGGATCGATTGCATTCATTCTCGGTGTAGTCGTATTCGGCGGAATGATTGATTGGTTAGGGGAGCAAAATATTGTGTGGATTTTAACCGCACTTTTATTGTTCTACACGCTAATTCAGTTCCTCAATCCTACCATTCCTCCAAAAGATGAAACGCCACAAAATGATACTCAAAACCGAATCGGCTTTTTGGCATTATTGAAAAATTCCACCACGTTACGTGTAATGATTGCTGTCGGGCTGATTCAAGGCTCGCACGCGGCTTATTATGTTTATAGCACCATTTATTGGACAAGCCTTGGCATTCCCGTTTCACAAACAAGTTTGCTTTGGGCGGTCGGTGTCGTTGCTGAAATTTTGCTCTTTTTCTTTTCCCGCCGATTATTTCAGAATCGGGCGGTCAGTACGATTTTTTATCTTTCCGCTTTGGTCTGTCTTTTACGCTGGCTTGGTTTGACCTATGCAAACCACTTCTGGGAAATATTACCCCAGCAACTGGCTCACGGCATTACTTATGCGGCTTGCCACTATGCTATCGTACGTTATATTACCACCCAACCGCAAAACCATATTGCCAAGCTGCAAGGCTTATATAACGGGCTTTCTAACGGTGTATTGATTGCACTATTCACCGCACTTTCCGGTGTTATTTACCCAATTTCACCCTCAATGACATTCCTGTCGATGAGTGCCGTTGCCGCAATGGCTTTCCTTGTTATTCCACGAAAATTGGATGCATTTTTGGTAAAACGAAATGAATAA